The Hypnocyclicus thermotrophus genome contains a region encoding:
- the rfbD gene encoding dTDP-4-dehydrorhamnose reductase, whose protein sequence is MILLTGANGQLGTDFKKIFDKIGIKYIATDYTELDITNKLAIEKFVKGKEIEIIINCAAYNDVDKAEVEKDKAYTLNCYAPQNLAKIARQIDAVFLTYSTDFVFDGKKDIPYTEKDIPNPLSVYGMSKYDGEKAVLDTYEKSFVIRTSWVFGIGNNNFNTQVINWSKSKNELNIVDDQVSVPTYSYDLAQFSWELIKINKFGLYHISNNGIASKYDQAKYVLDKIGWKGKLGRAKTADFNLPAKRAKYSKLDSKKVEKIIGKNIPTWQNAIDRYLVELYNK, encoded by the coding sequence ATGATATTATTAACAGGTGCAAACGGGCAACTTGGTACGGATTTTAAAAAAATATTTGATAAAATAGGTATAAAATATATAGCGACAGATTATACTGAGCTAGATATTACAAATAAATTAGCTATAGAAAAGTTTGTAAAAGGAAAAGAGATTGAGATTATTATAAATTGTGCAGCATATAATGATGTAGATAAAGCAGAAGTTGAAAAAGATAAAGCATATACCTTAAATTGTTATGCACCTCAAAATTTAGCAAAAATTGCAAGACAAATAGATGCTGTATTTCTTACTTATTCTACAGATTTTGTATTTGACGGAAAAAAAGATATTCCGTATACAGAAAAAGATATTCCAAATCCATTATCTGTATATGGAATGAGTAAATATGACGGGGAAAAAGCAGTTCTTGATACATATGAAAAAAGTTTTGTAATACGTACATCATGGGTATTTGGTATAGGTAATAATAATTTTAATACTCAAGTAATAAATTGGTCAAAAAGTAAAAACGAATTAAATATAGTAGATGATCAAGTATCAGTGCCAACATACTCATATGACCTTGCACAATTTTCATGGGAACTTATAAAAATAAATAAATTTGGTTTATATCATATATCAAATAATGGAATAGCAAGTAAATATGATCAAGCTAAATATGTACTTGATAAAATAGGATGGAAAGGTAAATTAGGAAGGGCTAAAACAGCTGATTTTAACTTGCCAGCAAAAAGAGCAAAATATAGTAAATTAGATAGTAAAAAAGTAGAAAAAATAATAGGAAAAAATATTCCGACTTGGCAAAATGCAATTGATAGATATTTAGTAGAATTATATAATAAATAA
- a CDS encoding ArnT family glycosyltransferase: protein MFNISYKKMFLFMFFISLFSFLPNINIEDADIMEARNFTTAREILSENNWLIPTMNGEIRITKPPLPTWITTLGFLGNHKENLGLLRIPTVFTTIFMIFLFFYFVLTLTQNKDLSFISSIVLATSFLIFKMGRTASWDIYTNVFIVGCLFYLLKSIEHIKYSFIAGIFLGFSIMSKGPVSLYAVFLPFIISYTIIYNINFKKINYKKIIIFIITSLIIGGSWYFYIFFLHTDITLKVAQVESTAWLTKHTQPFWYYFHFPIFSGIWFVLGIGALFKKNMEKFVVDIKTYRFSLLWMLISFVLLSILPEKKERYLIPVVIPMALLIGQFIYSAFLNINKNSKFINNILKIHSTIIIIFSIYIPILLFTKNYYNLNIFYIIFLTICYIIFIILFLKNFKQLDIKKLFIYTLVFMLFSNIFFAPFYLKNIMFKHNRKYQALRDVKKTDYLDNIKIYSFHQPGIRNVWNIGHKIKMINKSELDNLKFPLCIIYYDYEKDEVENLLSSYIILDKKTFYFSNTSNTELNLVKIIKK, encoded by the coding sequence ATGTTTAATATATCATATAAAAAAATGTTTTTATTTATGTTTTTTATATCTTTATTTTCATTTTTACCTAATATAAATATAGAAGATGCAGATATAATGGAAGCTAGAAATTTTACTACAGCACGAGAAATATTAAGTGAAAATAATTGGTTAATTCCTACTATGAATGGAGAAATTAGAATAACTAAACCACCTCTTCCTACCTGGATTACTACTCTAGGTTTTTTAGGAAATCATAAAGAAAATTTAGGTTTATTACGTATTCCTACTGTGTTTACTACTATTTTTATGATTTTTTTATTCTTTTATTTTGTACTGACTCTAACCCAAAATAAAGATTTATCGTTTATATCTTCTATTGTATTAGCTACTAGTTTTCTTATTTTTAAAATGGGAAGAACTGCTTCTTGGGATATATATACCAATGTTTTTATTGTTGGTTGTTTATTTTATCTTTTAAAATCTATAGAACATATAAAATACTCTTTTATTGCTGGTATTTTTTTAGGATTTTCAATTATGAGTAAAGGTCCTGTATCTCTTTATGCAGTATTTTTACCTTTCATTATAAGCTATACTATTATTTATAATATAAACTTTAAAAAAATAAATTATAAAAAAATTATTATATTTATTATCACTTCTCTTATTATTGGAGGAAGTTGGTATTTTTATATATTTTTTTTGCATACTGATATTACTTTAAAAGTAGCTCAGGTCGAATCTACTGCTTGGTTAACTAAACATACTCAACCTTTTTGGTATTATTTTCATTTTCCTATTTTTTCAGGAATTTGGTTTGTTTTAGGAATTGGAGCTTTATTTAAAAAAAATATGGAAAAATTTGTAGTTGATATTAAAACATATAGATTTTCTTTACTCTGGATGCTTATTTCTTTTGTTTTACTATCTATTTTACCAGAAAAAAAAGAAAGATATCTTATTCCTGTAGTTATTCCTATGGCTTTATTAATAGGACAATTTATTTATAGTGCTTTTTTAAACATAAATAAAAATTCTAAATTTATTAATAATATTTTAAAAATACATTCTACTATTATAATTATTTTTTCTATCTATATTCCAATATTACTTTTTACAAAAAATTATTATAATTTAAATATTTTTTATATTATATTTTTAACTATTTGTTATATTATATTTATAATATTATTTTTAAAAAACTTTAAACAATTAGACATAAAAAAACTTTTTATTTATACACTTGTTTTTATGTTGTTTTCAAATATATTTTTTGCTCCATTTTATCTAAAAAATATTATGTTTAAACACAATAGAAAATATCAAGCACTTCGAGATGTAAAGAAAACTGATTATTTAGATAATATAAAAATTTATAGTTTCCATCAACCAGGTATAAGAAACGTATGGAATATCGGTCATAAAATTAAAATGATTAATAAATCTGAATTAGATAATTTAAAATTTCCTCTATGCATAATATATTATGATTATGAAAAAGATGAAGTAGAAAATTTATTAAGTTCTTATATTATACTTGATAAAAAAACTTTTTATTTTTCAAATACTTCTAATACCGAACTCAATCTTGTTAAAATAATAAAAAAATAG
- a CDS encoding lipid-A-disaccharide synthase N-terminal domain-containing protein, whose protein sequence is MNNFWLKIGFLGQFMFTMRFVVQWLVSEKNQKSTIPFAFWIFSILGSLLLLSYAIHKKDPVFILGQSFGIIVYIRNIMLMKKYKNNRK, encoded by the coding sequence TTGAATAATTTCTGGTTAAAAATAGGATTTTTAGGACAATTTATGTTTACAATGCGATTTGTTGTTCAATGGCTGGTATCAGAAAAAAATCAAAAAAGTACTATTCCTTTTGCATTTTGGATATTTAGCATTTTAGGAAGTCTTTTATTATTGAGCTATGCAATCCATAAAAAAGACCCTGTATTTATTTTAGGACAAAGTTTTGGAATAATCGTATATATCAGAAATATTATGTTAATGAAAAAATATAAAAATAACAGAAAATAA
- a CDS encoding glycosyltransferase family 2 protein: MMEISVIIPVYNEKDNIKPMIEKVENALKKQFKNYEIIYVNDGSTDGSEEILNSIAKTNKNVKVFHFTENNGQTAALAAGFEKCNGDLVVTMDGDMQTDPEDIYVLLPYIKEYDVVNGKRATREDGFSRKLASQLGNGIRNFITNDNITDTGCPLKLFKKEVVKKFQLFNGMHRFLPTLAKIYGHSVIEVPVRHYDRQFGTSKYKTWGRALRGLKDALAVRWMKSRVLMYKIKED, encoded by the coding sequence ATTATGGAAATTTCAGTTATAATTCCTGTATATAATGAAAAAGATAATATTAAACCAATGATTGAAAAAGTTGAAAATGCCTTAAAAAAACAATTTAAAAATTATGAAATTATTTACGTAAATGATGGAAGTACTGATGGTAGTGAAGAAATATTAAATTCTATTGCAAAAACTAATAAAAATGTAAAAGTATTTCATTTTACCGAAAATAATGGACAAACTGCTGCTTTAGCTGCGGGTTTTGAAAAATGTAATGGTGATTTAGTAGTAACTATGGATGGAGATATGCAAACAGATCCAGAAGATATTTATGTTTTATTACCTTATATAAAAGAATATGATGTAGTAAATGGAAAAAGAGCTACTAGAGAAGATGGATTTAGCAGAAAATTAGCTTCACAATTAGGAAATGGTATCCGAAACTTTATCACTAATGATAATATTACAGATACTGGATGTCCTTTGAAATTATTTAAAAAAGAGGTTGTTAAAAAATTTCAATTATTTAATGGAATGCATAGATTTTTACCTACATTAGCAAAAATTTATGGACATTCTGTAATTGAAGTACCTGTTAGACACTATGATAGACAATTTGGAACTTCAAAATATAAAACTTGGGGAAGAGCTCTTAGAGGTTTAAAAGATGCGTTAGCAGTTAGATGGATGAAATCTAGAGTATTGATGTATAAGATTAAGGAGGACTAA
- a CDS encoding GDP-mannose 4,6-dehydratase, with amino-acid sequence MVKTYLITGGAGFIGSHLIEYLLKEGNKIINIDNFNNYYDINIKIRNVLESTNKYDKKVEKLEELKSVVDSENYKLEIIDIINKEELNRVFKENKIDIVINLAAMAGVRPSLENPQLYEEVNIKGFMNILEMCKKYNIKKVIQASSSSVYGNNKRVPFKEIDIVDFAISPYAATKKACEVMGHVYYHLYNIDMIQLRFFTVYGPRQRPDLAIHKFTRLITEGKEVPFYGDGTTERDYTYIEDIIDGITKAIKYIEKKEKVYEIINLGESQTISLKEMLETLEEELGKKAKLKKLPMQLGDVKRTNADISKAKELLGYNPKTNFKEGIQKFVQWYKKS; translated from the coding sequence ATGGTAAAAACATATCTAATAACAGGAGGAGCAGGTTTTATAGGCTCACATTTAATAGAATATTTACTAAAAGAAGGAAATAAAATAATAAATATAGATAATTTTAATAATTATTATGATATTAATATTAAAATAAGAAATGTATTAGAATCGACTAATAAATATGATAAAAAAGTAGAAAAATTAGAAGAATTAAAAAGCGTAGTTGATAGTGAAAATTATAAATTAGAAATTATAGATATAATAAATAAAGAGGAGTTAAATAGAGTATTTAAAGAAAATAAGATAGATATAGTAATAAATTTAGCAGCAATGGCAGGAGTAAGACCATCATTAGAAAATCCACAATTATATGAAGAAGTAAATATAAAAGGATTTATGAATATTCTTGAAATGTGTAAAAAATATAATATAAAAAAAGTAATTCAAGCGTCATCGTCATCAGTATATGGAAATAATAAAAGAGTACCATTTAAAGAAATAGACATAGTAGATTTTGCAATATCACCATATGCAGCGACAAAAAAAGCATGTGAAGTAATGGGGCATGTATATTATCATTTATATAATATAGATATGATACAATTAAGATTTTTCACAGTATATGGACCAAGACAAAGACCAGATTTAGCAATACATAAATTCACTAGATTAATAACAGAAGGAAAAGAGGTACCATTTTATGGAGATGGAACAACAGAAAGAGATTATACATATATAGAAGATATAATAGATGGGATAACAAAAGCAATAAAATATATAGAAAAGAAAGAGAAAGTATATGAAATAATAAACTTGGGAGAAAGTCAAACAATAAGTTTAAAAGAGATGTTAGAAACATTAGAAGAAGAATTAGGAAAAAAAGCAAAATTAAAGAAATTACCAATGCAACTAGGAGATGTAAAAAGAACAAATGCAGATATAAGCAAAGCAAAAGAATTGTTAGGATACAATCCTAAAACAAATTTTAAAGAAGGAATACAAAAATTTGTGCAATGGTATAAAAAATCTTAA
- a CDS encoding dTDP-glucose 4,6-dehydratase, whose amino-acid sequence MKTYLITGGAGFIGANFVKYMLKKYNDINIIVLDKLTYAGNLGTIKKELNDNRVKFVKGDIANRELIEYIFANNNINYVVNFAAESHVDRSIENPKLFLETNIIGTQNLLDVAKAHWVIGKNEKGYPIFRDNVKFLQVSTDEVYGALDRDFPDGKLLIEEKKLTIDNGLSLEELNKVLKDREVIPKIFGKKFFTENTPLDPRSPYSSSKAGADMIVRAYNETYHMPINITRCSNNYGPYHFPEKLIPLMIKNVLEGKKLPVYGDGKQVRDWLYVEDHCKGIDMVINGGKIGEIYNIGGFNEEQNINIVKLIIKIIRELIEENTEYEKILKIEKENINEELITYVQDRLGHDARYAIDPSKTVKELGFYPETPFTVGIRKTIKWYLDNQEWVKEVVSGDYQKYYEKMYESR is encoded by the coding sequence ATGAAAACATATCTAATAACAGGTGGAGCGGGTTTTATTGGAGCAAATTTTGTTAAATACATGCTTAAAAAATATAATGATATTAATATAATTGTACTTGATAAACTGACTTATGCAGGTAATTTAGGTACTATAAAAAAAGAATTAAATGATAATAGAGTAAAATTTGTAAAAGGTGACATTGCTAATAGAGAGTTAATTGAATATATATTTGCGAATAATAATATTAATTATGTTGTTAACTTCGCTGCAGAATCTCATGTGGACAGAAGTATAGAAAATCCAAAATTATTTTTAGAAACAAATATTATTGGTACACAAAATTTACTTGATGTAGCAAAAGCTCATTGGGTAATAGGAAAAAATGAAAAAGGTTATCCAATATTTAGAGACAATGTAAAATTTTTACAAGTATCAACAGATGAAGTATATGGAGCACTAGATAGAGATTTTCCAGATGGAAAATTATTAATTGAAGAAAAAAAATTAACAATAGATAATGGATTAAGTTTAGAAGAATTAAATAAAGTATTAAAGGATAGAGAAGTAATACCAAAAATATTTGGTAAAAAATTCTTTACAGAAAACACTCCATTAGATCCAAGAAGTCCTTATTCTTCGAGTAAAGCAGGAGCAGATATGATAGTAAGAGCATATAATGAAACATATCATATGCCGATAAATATAACAAGATGTAGTAATAATTATGGACCATATCATTTTCCAGAAAAATTAATACCTTTAATGATAAAAAATGTATTAGAAGGGAAGAAATTACCAGTATATGGAGATGGAAAACAAGTAAGAGATTGGTTATATGTAGAAGACCATTGTAAAGGAATAGATATGGTAATAAATGGTGGGAAAATAGGAGAAATATATAATATAGGTGGATTTAATGAAGAGCAAAATATAAATATAGTAAAATTAATAATAAAAATAATAAGAGAATTAATAGAAGAAAATACAGAATATGAAAAAATCTTGAAAATAGAAAAAGAAAATATAAATGAAGAACTAATAACATATGTACAAGATAGATTAGGGCATGATGCAAGATATGCGATAGACCCAAGTAAAACAGTAAAAGAATTAGGATTTTACCCAGAGACACCATTTACAGTAGGAATAAGAAAAACAATAAAATGGTATTTAGATAATCAAGAATGGGTAAAAGAAGTAGTAAGTGGAGATTATCAAAAATATTATGAAAAAATGTATGAAAGTAGATAA
- a CDS encoding ComEA family DNA-binding protein codes for MKKIFIKGLFFVVLIFIGISIDKYLNNNYEKEKNEKKLLFQEKVIPIEKIDINIATKEEFLEKGISLSKYEKIKEYIEIVGGIEKIDNLITIKGFGKKTIEILKEKFYTKRNIKRKKIYINKATEKELLYFGFTKKEIEKIKKYKKENKMVYSNLDLLKILEKDRYIQFKDYILYTKYN; via the coding sequence ATGAAAAAAATCTTTATTAAAGGATTATTTTTTGTTGTATTAATTTTTATTGGGATAAGTATAGATAAATATTTAAATAATAATTATGAAAAAGAAAAAAACGAAAAGAAACTATTATTTCAAGAAAAAGTTATACCTATTGAAAAAATAGATATAAATATTGCAACAAAAGAAGAATTTTTAGAAAAAGGGATATCTCTTAGTAAATATGAAAAAATAAAAGAGTATATTGAGATTGTAGGAGGAATAGAAAAAATAGATAATTTAATAACAATCAAGGGATTTGGGAAAAAAACTATTGAGATATTAAAAGAAAAATTTTATACAAAAAGAAATATAAAACGAAAAAAAATTTATATAAATAAAGCAACAGAAAAAGAGTTGTTATATTTTGGATTTACAAAAAAAGAGATAGAAAAAATAAAAAAATATAAAAAAGAAAATAAGATGGTTTATTCAAACTTAGATTTATTAAAAATATTAGAAAAAGATAGATATATTCAATTTAAAGATTATATATTATATACAAAATATAACTAG
- a CDS encoding site-2 protease family protein — MKDFLEEIKRNNPNIPKITKYIYLGILGLIGLLIINSIIKNPLILAQILVLIISVSLHELAHGYIAYKFGDPTAKIAGRITLNPIKHIDLLGLLVPVLLIFSGAPFVIGWAKPIPVSYKILKDNKKAYFSVAIAGILTNLILVFLVATIIKFVSLNIVLANIMFYMIQINLILAIFNLIPIPPLDGSKILESFLDYRGKLYLQNIEKYGFIIIIVLLYTGMLERLMMPIYNLFLIIIKIYIN, encoded by the coding sequence ATGAAAGACTTTTTAGAAGAAATAAAAAGAAACAATCCTAATATACCTAAAATTACAAAATATATATATTTAGGAATTTTAGGATTAATAGGATTATTAATAATTAATTCAATAATAAAAAATCCATTGATATTAGCACAAATTTTAGTACTTATAATATCAGTATCATTGCATGAATTAGCTCATGGATATATTGCCTATAAGTTTGGTGATCCTACAGCAAAAATAGCAGGAAGAATTACACTTAATCCAATAAAACATATAGATTTATTAGGATTATTAGTTCCAGTATTGCTTATATTTAGTGGAGCACCATTTGTAATTGGATGGGCCAAACCAATACCAGTATCGTATAAAATATTAAAAGACAATAAAAAAGCTTATTTTTCTGTAGCTATAGCAGGAATATTAACTAATTTGATTTTAGTATTTTTAGTAGCAACAATTATAAAATTTGTATCATTAAATATAGTTTTAGCTAATATTATGTTTTATATGATTCAAATAAATTTAATTTTAGCAATATTTAATCTTATACCTATTCCGCCATTAGATGGCTCAAAAATATTAGAATCTTTCTTAGATTATAGAGGAAAATTATATTTACAAAACATTGAAAAATATGGTTTTATAATAATAATAGTACTTTTATATACCGGAATGTTAGAAAGATTAATGATGCCAATATATAATTTATTTTTAATAATAATAAAAATATACATAAATTAA
- a CDS encoding trimeric intracellular cation channel family protein, which translates to MLFVFNIIGVIAFAISGALKGLKHELDIFGIIVLGGITAVGGGIIRDIILNKIPIIFMNELDIYIAISSAIITYTVGKKLEFFSLYVKIFDAIGLATFVVIGSKIALNNNMSILGTGILATLTGVGGGVVRDILVKEIPFILKEDIYATLCFFGGMIYWVINKKFYTEDDLVYNMMFIFIIFIFRILAIKYNLNLPKRKIES; encoded by the coding sequence ATGCTTTTTGTATTTAATATAATAGGAGTAATAGCCTTTGCAATATCTGGAGCATTAAAAGGATTGAAACACGAGTTAGATATATTTGGAATAATAGTTTTAGGTGGAATAACAGCAGTAGGAGGAGGAATAATAAGGGATATTATATTAAATAAAATTCCAATTATTTTTATGAATGAGTTAGATATTTATATTGCAATATCTTCGGCAATTATTACATATACTGTTGGTAAAAAGTTAGAATTTTTTTCTTTATATGTAAAAATATTTGATGCAATAGGACTTGCTACTTTTGTTGTAATTGGTTCAAAAATTGCACTTAATAACAATATGTCAATATTAGGGACGGGAATATTAGCTACTCTTACAGGTGTAGGCGGAGGAGTTGTCCGAGATATATTAGTGAAAGAGATACCATTTATTTTAAAAGAAGACATATATGCAACTTTATGTTTTTTTGGTGGTATGATATACTGGGTGATTAATAAAAAATTTTATACAGAAGATGATTTAGTTTATAATATGATGTTTATATTTATTATTTTTATTTTTAGAATATTAGCAATAAAATATAATTTAAACTTACCTAAAAGAAAAATAGAAAGTTAA
- a CDS encoding DUF2225 domain-containing protein has translation MSYNILIVEDIAAARTLYKKALETEKYLITDTDRGMEAIRILKAKKVHYDLVILDIRLPDINGNEVLKQIREFEKDIPVLVLTAFSDKDMVIDMVNYGVNDYLIKPISIQKLRERVFQVLEGRKKDIITIKGKRTPNRKKEIQESNYLWTKETICPICGTKFESYNYKNKSQKLIKIETDFHEVYEKFDPIIYDIYVCPHCFFSAKPSEFNTLELKEIRALSKVTRESKYNFYELRDIDMGLESYQLLLKCYKLYKKITKSEYANIYIKIAWLYRDKKDNNNEKKYLELALKEYEKRYNLGERIEGKDGELKLKYMIAEISNRLEHYEKAMKYFREILQDKKYKEEKIYEKAQIQLQNMLEKRKKEKGD, from the coding sequence ATGAGTTATAATATTTTAATTGTAGAAGATATAGCAGCAGCTCGTACATTATATAAAAAAGCTCTTGAAACAGAAAAATATTTGATAACAGATACAGATAGAGGAATGGAAGCAATAAGAATACTAAAAGCTAAAAAAGTTCATTATGATTTAGTGATACTGGATATAAGACTTCCTGATATAAATGGTAATGAAGTTCTTAAACAAATAAGAGAGTTTGAAAAAGATATACCTGTACTTGTACTTACAGCTTTTTCAGATAAAGATATGGTAATTGATATGGTTAATTATGGTGTGAATGATTACTTGATAAAACCAATATCAATACAAAAATTAAGAGAAAGGGTATTTCAAGTATTAGAAGGAAGAAAAAAAGATATTATAACTATAAAAGGAAAAAGAACACCAAATAGAAAAAAAGAAATACAAGAAAGTAATTACTTATGGACTAAAGAAACTATTTGTCCTATATGTGGAACAAAATTTGAGAGTTATAATTATAAGAACAAATCACAAAAATTAATAAAAATAGAAACAGATTTTCATGAAGTATATGAAAAATTCGATCCAATAATATATGATATATATGTGTGCCCACATTGCTTTTTTTCTGCAAAACCATCAGAATTTAATACTTTAGAACTTAAAGAAATAAGAGCATTATCGAAAGTGACAAGAGAAAGTAAATATAATTTTTATGAGCTAAGAGATATTGATATGGGACTAGAAAGTTATCAACTTTTATTAAAATGTTATAAATTATATAAAAAAATAACTAAAAGTGAATATGCTAATATATATATAAAAATTGCATGGTTATATAGAGATAAAAAAGATAATAATAATGAAAAAAAATATCTTGAATTAGCGCTTAAAGAATATGAAAAAAGATATAATTTAGGAGAAAGAATAGAAGGAAAAGATGGAGAATTAAAGCTGAAATATATGATAGCTGAGATATCTAATAGACTAGAACATTATGAAAAAGCAATGAAATATTTTAGAGAAATATTACAGGATAAAAAATATAAAGAGGAAAAAATTTATGAAAAAGCGCAAATTCAGTTACAAAATATGCTTGAGAAAAGAAAAAAAGAAAAAGGAGATTAA
- a CDS encoding IMPACT family protein gives MNTVEKECIIEFEEKKSKFIGYIKPISTKKEAEDFIKSIKIKHNNATHNVPVYRVIDNGKEYFKFDDDGEPSGTAGKPMAEIINLKEIYNVVIVATRYFGGIKLGAGGLVRNYAKTAKLAIEEAKIIEYIEKVEIIIDFPYNISGEIDRIIISNDIEILEKTYDARITFKIRVDKVKESLFNNIKDVIVIK, from the coding sequence TTGAATACTGTAGAAAAAGAATGCATAATTGAATTTGAAGAAAAAAAATCAAAATTTATAGGATATATAAAACCTATTTCTACAAAAAAAGAGGCAGAAGATTTCATAAAATCTATCAAAATAAAACATAATAATGCTACTCATAATGTTCCAGTGTATAGAGTTATAGATAATGGTAAAGAATACTTTAAATTTGATGATGATGGCGAACCTAGTGGAACAGCAGGAAAACCAATGGCAGAAATAATTAATTTAAAAGAAATATATAATGTAGTTATTGTAGCAACTAGATATTTTGGTGGAATAAAATTAGGGGCTGGTGGACTTGTAAGAAACTATGCTAAAACTGCAAAACTTGCTATTGAAGAAGCTAAGATAATAGAATATATAGAAAAAGTAGAAATTATAATAGATTTTCCTTATAATATAAGTGGAGAAATAGATAGAATTATAATTTCAAATGATATAGAGATATTAGAAAAAACTTATGATGCAAGAATAACATTTAAAATAAGAGTTGATAAAGTAAAAGAAAGCTTATTTAATAATATAAAAGATGTTATAGTAATTAAGTAA
- the rpmE gene encoding 50S ribosomal protein L31 yields MKKGIHPEYKDVKVSCSCGNEFETKSTYSKGDEIKVGICSNCHPFYTGKAKFVDQTGRVDKFKKKYNL; encoded by the coding sequence ATGAAAAAAGGAATTCATCCAGAATACAAAGACGTAAAAGTTTCATGCTCATGTGGAAATGAATTTGAAACAAAATCAACTTATTCTAAAGGTGATGAAATAAAAGTAGGAATTTGTTCGAACTGTCATCCTTTCTATACAGGAAAGGCTAAATTCGTTGACCAAACAGGAAGAGTTGACAAATTTAAGAAAAAATATAATCTATAA
- the upp gene encoding uracil phosphoribosyltransferase, which produces MGVFEMNHPLIQHKLSYLRNKDTDTKIFRETLNEIAGLMTYEATKGLRLKEVETETPIMKTTTKVLADPVAIVPILRAGLGMVEGMVTFLPTARVGHIGVYRNEETLEPVYYYCKLPVDIAKSKVFLVDPMLATGGSANYAIDYLKQKGVKDISFLCIIAAPEGIERVQEAHPDVDIYAASIDEGLNEKSYIYPGLGDAGDRIFGTK; this is translated from the coding sequence ATGGGCGTGTTTGAAATGAACCATCCACTTATTCAACATAAATTATCTTATCTTAGAAATAAAGATACTGATACAAAAATTTTTAGAGAAACTCTTAATGAAATAGCAGGTCTTATGACTTATGAAGCTACAAAAGGTCTTAGATTAAAAGAGGTAGAAACAGAAACTCCTATAATGAAAACTACTACAAAAGTATTAGCTGATCCAGTAGCAATAGTACCTATACTTAGAGCAGGTCTTGGAATGGTAGAAGGAATGGTAACTTTTTTACCAACTGCAAGAGTAGGGCATATAGGTGTGTATAGAAATGAAGAAACATTAGAACCGGTATATTATTATTGTAAATTACCAGTAGATATAGCTAAAAGTAAAGTATTTTTGGTAGATCCAATGCTTGCTACAGGTGGTTCTGCTAATTATGCTATAGATTATTTAAAACAAAAAGGAGTAAAAGATATATCGTTTTTATGTATAATAGCTGCTCCAGAAGGAATAGAAAGAGTACAAGAAGCACATCCAGATGTTGATATATATGCTGCATCTATAGATGAAGGATTAAATGAAAAATCATATATTTATCCTGGACTTGGAGATGCTGGTGATAGAATATTTGGAACAAAATAA